In a single window of the Candidatus Deferrimicrobiaceae bacterium genome:
- a CDS encoding pyridoxamine 5'-phosphate oxidase family protein: MNMADRFQPGGKGVIATASRDGVPNTAIYAAPHVIDESTVAWGMTSGRTHANLVENPNAAYLYMAPGDGNRGLRMTLSLKEILENDPMLHAIRERTRDAVSHEAGDSIRYVAYFHVVEIRPLV; encoded by the coding sequence ATGAACATGGCCGATCGGTTTCAACCGGGGGGGAAGGGCGTTATCGCCACTGCGTCGCGGGACGGCGTTCCGAACACGGCGATCTACGCGGCTCCCCACGTCATCGATGAATCGACGGTCGCCTGGGGGATGACTTCCGGGCGGACACATGCAAATCTCGTCGAAAACCCGAACGCGGCATACCTCTACATGGCGCCCGGAGACGGCAACCGCGGGCTCCGGATGACGCTGTCGCTGAAGGAAATCCTTGAGAACGACCCGATGCTTCACGCCATCCGCGAGCGGACGCGCGACGCGGTTTCCCACGAGGCGGGCGATTCGATCCGATACGTGGCCTATTTCCACGTGGTCGAGATCCGGCCGCTCGTCTAG
- a CDS encoding acyl-CoA thioesterase → MTRSGKRVSESTTVLVQVMSQMDANLAGNVHGGNIMKLADTAAGVAAMRHAGGNVVTASVDRFDFHAPIYIGNIVTLKASLNHAGRTSMEVGVRVEAEDMFSGKRTHTNSCYFTMVALDPVGQPTEVPFLIPETEDDHRRADAARARVANRKKQIPDHPGEA, encoded by the coding sequence ATGACGCGGTCAGGCAAGCGGGTGAGCGAATCAACGACCGTCCTGGTCCAGGTGATGAGCCAGATGGACGCCAACCTGGCCGGCAACGTGCACGGCGGCAACATCATGAAGCTCGCCGACACTGCTGCCGGCGTCGCCGCGATGCGCCATGCGGGCGGAAACGTGGTCACCGCCTCGGTCGACCGGTTCGATTTCCACGCGCCCATCTACATCGGCAACATCGTCACGCTCAAGGCTTCGCTCAATCACGCGGGGCGCACCTCGATGGAAGTGGGCGTTCGGGTCGAGGCCGAGGACATGTTCAGCGGTAAAAGGACCCACACCAATTCCTGTTACTTCACGATGGTGGCCCTCGACCCGGTGGGGCAGCCGACCGAGGTCCCGTTCCTGATCCCCGAGACCGAGGACGATCACCGGAGGGCGGATGCGGCCCGGGCCCGGGTCGCCAATCGGAAAAAACAGATCCCTGATCACCCCGGCGAGGCATGA
- a CDS encoding cold-shock protein → MANGTVKWFNDAKGFGFITEETGEDVFVHFSEIQGEGYRSLAEGQAVEFEITSGPKGKKAANVRKL, encoded by the coding sequence ATGGCTAACGGAACGGTAAAATGGTTCAACGATGCAAAGGGCTTCGGCTTCATCACGGAAGAGACAGGCGAGGATGTCTTCGTCCATTTCAGCGAGATCCAGGGCGAGGGCTATCGGTCGCTGGCCGAAGGGCAGGCTGTCGAGTTCGAGATCACCAGCGGCCCCAAGGGAAAGAAGGCGGCAAACGTCCGGAAACTTTAG
- the coaE gene encoding dephospho-CoA kinase (Dephospho-CoA kinase (CoaE) performs the final step in coenzyme A biosynthesis.): MRIIGLTGGIGTGKSTVARILSEFGLPVVDADRIAREVVEPGTACHGEIVAAFGKSILTADGRIDRKKLGTLVFSDPVRRAELEAITHPRIREGIEAALAALEAERYAAAVVEIPLLHENRRAFLFEAVICVYCDRETQLRRILARDDITAEEACRRIDAQMDTAEKARRSDHVIDNSGTEAETLEQIGAVLSELKLTP, translated from the coding sequence ATGCGAATCATCGGCTTGACAGGCGGCATCGGCACGGGCAAGAGCACCGTGGCGCGGATCCTTTCCGAGTTCGGGTTGCCGGTCGTGGACGCGGACAGGATCGCCCGCGAGGTCGTGGAGCCCGGCACGGCGTGCCATGGGGAGATTGTCGCCGCCTTCGGAAAAAGCATTTTGACGGCCGACGGGCGGATCGACCGGAAGAAGCTGGGAACGCTTGTATTTTCGGACCCGGTCCGCCGGGCCGAGCTCGAGGCGATCACCCATCCCCGGATCAGGGAAGGCATCGAGGCAGCGCTGGCGGCCCTTGAAGCTGAACGCTACGCCGCGGCCGTCGTCGAAATTCCGCTTCTCCATGAAAACAGGCGAGCGTTTCTCTTCGAGGCGGTTATCTGCGTCTATTGCGACCGGGAGACCCAGTTGCGACGCATCCTCGCCCGGGACGACATCACGGCCGAAGAAGCTTGTCGAAGGATCGACGCACAGATGGATACGGCCGAGAAGGCGCGAAGATCAGACCACGTCATCGACAATTCGGGCACGGAGGCGGAAACACTTGAACAGATCGGAGCGGTTCTTTCCGAACTGAAACTGACCCCCTAG
- a CDS encoding SCP2 sterol-binding domain-containing protein gives MAETTVKGFFDALEGKLAKDPSRLAGMTSVFQFRVGEAGYHVDVADGRPTVSEGVAASPDCVVTVSEADFLDLLSGKLNGQLAFMMGKLKVAGDMGLALKFASFLK, from the coding sequence ATGGCGGAAACCACCGTCAAGGGCTTTTTCGATGCGCTCGAAGGAAAGCTGGCCAAGGACCCGTCGCGCCTGGCCGGCATGACTTCCGTCTTCCAGTTTCGGGTCGGTGAGGCGGGCTACCACGTCGACGTGGCCGATGGCAGGCCGACCGTTTCTGAAGGCGTCGCCGCTTCCCCGGATTGCGTGGTCACCGTGTCCGAGGCCGACTTCCTCGACCTCCTTTCGGGGAAGCTCAACGGCCAGCTTGCCTTCATGATGGGCAAGCTCAAGGTCGCGGGTGATATGGGTCTGGCGCTCAAGTTCGCGTCGTTCCTGAAATAG
- a CDS encoding NAD-dependent deacylase, with the protein MDAARKDEIAEAASRIRAAGSTVAALTGAGISVESGIPAFRGTQGLWDRFDPMEYATIEAFSADPGKAWRMFAELLSLLLSAEPNSAHRGLSVLEQTGRLKSVITQNVDGLHQAAGSREVIEYHGSVRELVCLSCWNRYPLGRWKPGDPPPRCSCGTILKPDIVLFGEPIPWGAQAAAEAEAKVCGALLVIGTSAQVYPACELPEIAREHGAVVIEINTEETPLTRSITDLFLKGKATEVVPLLVGALR; encoded by the coding sequence GTGGATGCGGCCCGGAAGGATGAGATCGCCGAGGCGGCATCCCGCATCCGCGCGGCGGGAAGCACTGTCGCAGCGTTGACCGGCGCGGGCATTTCCGTCGAAAGCGGCATCCCGGCGTTCCGGGGGACCCAGGGGCTATGGGATCGATTCGATCCGATGGAATACGCCACGATCGAGGCCTTTTCCGCCGATCCCGGAAAAGCATGGAGGATGTTCGCCGAGCTGCTGTCCCTCCTCCTGTCTGCGGAACCCAACAGCGCCCACCGGGGACTTTCCGTGCTCGAGCAGACCGGGCGGCTCAAGTCGGTGATCACGCAGAATGTCGACGGACTGCACCAGGCGGCCGGTTCGAGAGAAGTGATCGAGTATCATGGCAGCGTTCGCGAGCTCGTCTGCCTCTCGTGCTGGAACCGGTATCCGCTCGGACGCTGGAAGCCCGGGGATCCGCCCCCACGCTGCAGTTGCGGGACGATCCTCAAGCCCGACATCGTCTTGTTCGGCGAACCGATTCCATGGGGTGCCCAGGCGGCGGCGGAAGCCGAGGCCAAGGTGTGCGGCGCGCTGCTGGTGATCGGCACGTCGGCCCAAGTCTACCCGGCGTGCGAATTGCCGGAGATCGCCCGGGAACACGGGGCGGTTGTCATCGAGATCAACACAGAGGAAACGCCGCTGACCCGTTCCATCACCGATCTGTTCCTGAAAGGCAAGGCGACCGAAGTCGTCCCCCTGCTCGTGGGCGCCCTCCGATGA